One Methylomonas sp. LL1 DNA window includes the following coding sequences:
- a CDS encoding flagellar motor protein, whose amino-acid sequence MGFSAIIGGNLMAGGELGSLMNLHAFVIVVGGTLGATLLQFPPKVFLRGLRIVVWIVKPEKLMLNKQIDKIVRWSTMARKEGLLGLETVIDGEKDSFAKKGLQLLVDGNEPEVIRDCMEVELSTKEHLDLQAAKVFDAMGGYSPTIGIIGAVIGLIHVMQNLAKPELLGSGIATAFVATIYGVGLANLLFIPIANKLKAHIFQATQAREMIVEGISSIAEGENPRNIELKLSGFLLEK is encoded by the coding sequence CGCCATCATCGGCGGTAACCTGATGGCGGGTGGCGAATTAGGCTCTTTGATGAATTTGCATGCCTTTGTGATTGTGGTGGGCGGTACTCTGGGCGCAACCTTGTTGCAATTTCCACCCAAGGTCTTTTTGCGCGGCTTACGAATCGTGGTCTGGATTGTTAAGCCGGAAAAGCTGATGCTGAACAAGCAGATCGATAAAATTGTGCGCTGGAGTACGATGGCCAGAAAAGAAGGCTTGCTGGGGCTTGAAACCGTTATCGACGGTGAAAAAGACAGCTTTGCCAAGAAAGGTTTGCAACTTTTGGTGGATGGTAACGAGCCCGAAGTGATTCGCGACTGCATGGAGGTGGAACTGTCTACCAAGGAACACCTGGATTTACAGGCGGCTAAAGTATTCGATGCGATGGGTGGCTATTCGCCGACGATAGGCATTATCGGTGCGGTGATCGGTCTGATTCATGTGATGCAAAACCTGGCCAAACCCGAATTACTGGGTAGCGGCATTGCCACGGCCTTTGTCGCAACCATTTACGGTGTCGGTTTGGCCAATCTGCTATTCATTCCGATCGCCAATAAATTAAAAGCGCACATTTTTCAGGCCACGCAGGCTCGGGAAATGATAGTTGAAGGTATTTCCTCGATTGCGGAGGGTGAAAATCCGCGCAATATCGAATTGAAATTGTCCGGCTTTCTGCTGGAAAAATAG